A window of Marinitoga sp. 1197 contains these coding sequences:
- a CDS encoding ferritin family protein, giving the protein MPEFANPFSGLKSGRKLTDEELVRAIRYMVAAEYEAIQLYMQLAESTDNELAKEVLADIANEERVHAGEFLRLLKELDPEEEKFYNEGAKEVEEEIEKFKSK; this is encoded by the coding sequence ATGCCGGAATTTGCAAATCCATTTTCAGGATTAAAAAGTGGTAGAAAATTAACAGATGAAGAATTAGTTAGAGCTATTCGCTATATGGTTGCTGCAGAATATGAAGCAATACAATTATATATGCAATTAGCTGAATCTACAGATAATGAATTAGCAAAAGAAGTATTGGCTGATATCGCTAATGAAGAAAGAGTTCATGCTGGAGAATTTTTAAGATTATTAAAAGAACTAGATCCTGAAGAAGAAAAATTTTATAACGAGGGTGCTAAAGAAGTAGAAGAGGAAATTGAAAAGTTTAAGTCAAAATAA